One Euphorbia lathyris chromosome 1, ddEupLath1.1, whole genome shotgun sequence DNA segment encodes these proteins:
- the LOC136225129 gene encoding short-chain dehydrogenase TIC 32, chloroplastic-like isoform X2, whose amino-acid sequence MWFCWLFNRKAPSGFSASSTAEQVTEGIDGSALTAVVTGATSGVGVETARVLALRGVHVVMGVRNMAAAGNVKAAIVKEIPTAKVDAMELDLSSMASVKKFASNFKSSGLPLNILINNAGVIANKFMLSKDNIELNFATNYLGHFLLTDLLLETMKKTTIKSKREGRIVNVSSDGHRISYRGGIRFDKLNDPSGYNNMLAYCQSKLANVLHANELARRLKDDGVNITANSLHPGVVATNIFRPNNKIVNGGSNHMLCGITSGSGGHKWCIFCE is encoded by the exons ATGTGGTTCTGCTGGCTGTTTAACAGGAAAGCACCATCTGGATTTTCTGCTTCTTCCACAGCTGAGCAAGTAACGGAAGGAATTGATGGCTCTGCTCTCACTGCTGTCGTtacag GAGCAACCAGCGGTGTCGGAGTCGAAACGGCACGCGTTCTTGCGTTGCGTGGTGTTCATGTGGTTATGGGGGTGCGGAATATGGCTGCTGCTGGAAATGTTAAAGCAGCGATAGTGAAGGAAATTCCTACTGCTAAAGTTGATGCAATGGAGTTAGATCTCAGTTCCATGGCTTCAGTGAAGAAATTTGCATCAAATTTCAAGTCATCTGGTCTACCGCTTAATATCCTTAT TAATAATGCAGGTGTGATTGCCAATAAGTTCATGCTCTCCAAAGACAACATAGAACTTAATTTTGCCACAAATTACTTGG GTCATTTTCTTTTGACAGATCTATTGTTGGAAACCATGAAAAAAACAACAATTAAAAGTAAAAGGGAAGGAAGAATTGTAAACGTCTCTTCTGATGGTCATCGAATCTCATATCGTGGAGGGATTCGATTTGATAAGCTTAATGATCCTTCAGG GTACAATAATATGTTAGCATATTGCCAATCAAAGCTTGCTAATGTTCTCCATGCTAACGAGCTCGCAAGACGCTTAAAG GATGATGGGGTAAACATAACTGCAAATTCTCTTCACCCTGGTGTGGTTGCCACCAATATTTTTCGTCCAAACAACAAAATTGTTAATG GGGGCAGCAACCACATGCTATGTGGCATTACATCCGGAAGTGGAGGGCATAAGTGGTGCATATTTTGTGAATAG
- the LOC136225096 gene encoding uncharacterized protein: protein MCLLSVKFWNQTSFLVPKPLLLQFNRYPRSSTPLSSFPAQRKLAVRALTTATAPKMVKAIRVHELGGPQVLKWEDVEIGEPGRGEIRVKNKAIGLNFIDVYFREGVYKASSLPFTPGMEGVGEVIAVGPGLTGREVGDIVAYAGNPMGSYAEEQILPADKVVPVPSSISPVIAASVMLKGMTAQFLLRRCFKVEPGHTILVHAAAGGVGSLLCQWGNALGATVIGTVSTKQKEAQAKEDGCHHVINYNVEDFVARVNEITSGSGVNVVYDSVGKDTFQGSLACLKTRGYMVSFGQSSGTADPVPLSALAPKALYLTRPSLMLYNETRDELLECAGEVFANIASGILKVRVNHTYPLSQAAQAHEDLENRKTSGSVVLIP, encoded by the exons ATGTGCTTATTGAGTGTCAAATTCTGGAATCAAACCTCATTTTTGGTTCCTAAACCACTGCTGCTTCAATTCAATCGTTACCCAAGATCTTCCACTCCCCTTTCAAGTTTCCCTGCTCAAAGGAAATTAGCGGTGAGAGCGCTTACCACTGCAACAGCGCCAAAAATGGTCAAAGCGATCAGGGTTCATGAGCTTGGTGGACCTCAG GTCCTGAAATGGGAGGATGTGGAGATAGGAGAACCAGGTCGTGGCGAGATACGTGTGAAAAACAAAGCAATTGGGCTTAATTTCATTGATGTGTACTTCAGGGAAGGAGTTTATAAGGCTTCGTCGTTGCCCTTTACTCCAG GCATGGAAGGGGTTGGAGAGGTGATAGCCGTCGGCCCTGGACTTACTGGTCGGGAAGTTGGAGATATAGTTGCCTATGCTGGCAATCCTATGGGTTCATATGCTGAAGAGCAGATCCTTCCTGCAGACAAGGTTGTTCCTGTTCCTTCCTCCATTAGCCCTGTTATTGCAGCATCTGTAATGCTTAAAGGAATGACTGCTCAGTTCCTGCTCCGCCGTTGCTTCAAA GTTGAACCTGGGCATACTATCCTTGTTCATGCAGCAGCCGGTGGAGTTGGGTCTCTCTTATGCCAATGGGGGAATGCCCTTGGAGCTACTGTTATCGGAACTGTCTCAACCAAGCAGAAAGAAGCGCAAGCCAAGGAGGATGGATGTCACCATGTAATAAATTATAATGTAGAAGATTTTGTCGCCCGTGTGAATGAGATCACATCTGGCAGTGGTGTCAATGTTGTATATGATTCCGTGGGAAAAGACACCTTTCAG GGATCATTGGCATGCTTGAAGACTCGTGGGTACATGGTGAGTTTTGGGCAGTCGTCAGGTACAGCAGATCCTGTTCCATTGTCAGCGCTTGCGCCAAAAGCCCTGTACTTGACAAGACCATCCCTGATGCTATATAATGAAACTCGAGATGAGCTCCTTGAATGTGCTGGTGAGGTCTTTGCCAACATTGCATCTGGCATCCTGAAAGTTAGAGTCAACCACACCTATCCTCTGTCTCAGGCGGCACAAGCACACGAGGACCTTGAGAATCGAAAAACATCAGGATCAGTTGTACTGATACCATGA
- the LOC136225129 gene encoding short-chain dehydrogenase TIC 32, chloroplastic-like isoform X1 — MWFCWLFNRKAPSGFSASSTAEQVTEGIDGSALTAVVTGATSGVGVETARVLALRGVHVVMGVRNMAAAGNVKAAIVKEIPTAKVDAMELDLSSMASVKKFASNFKSSGLPLNILINNAGVIANKFMLSKDNIELNFATNYLGHFLLTDLLLETMKKTTIKSKREGRIVNVSSDGHRISYRGGIRFDKLNDPSGYNNMLAYCQSKLANVLHANELARRLKDDGVNITANSLHPGVVATNIFRPNNKIVNDLAKMFVRPFIKNVQQGAATTCYVALHPEVEGISGAYFVNSNISEASGQARDVDLANKLWDFTRNLVNSSP; from the exons ATGTGGTTCTGCTGGCTGTTTAACAGGAAAGCACCATCTGGATTTTCTGCTTCTTCCACAGCTGAGCAAGTAACGGAAGGAATTGATGGCTCTGCTCTCACTGCTGTCGTtacag GAGCAACCAGCGGTGTCGGAGTCGAAACGGCACGCGTTCTTGCGTTGCGTGGTGTTCATGTGGTTATGGGGGTGCGGAATATGGCTGCTGCTGGAAATGTTAAAGCAGCGATAGTGAAGGAAATTCCTACTGCTAAAGTTGATGCAATGGAGTTAGATCTCAGTTCCATGGCTTCAGTGAAGAAATTTGCATCAAATTTCAAGTCATCTGGTCTACCGCTTAATATCCTTAT TAATAATGCAGGTGTGATTGCCAATAAGTTCATGCTCTCCAAAGACAACATAGAACTTAATTTTGCCACAAATTACTTGG GTCATTTTCTTTTGACAGATCTATTGTTGGAAACCATGAAAAAAACAACAATTAAAAGTAAAAGGGAAGGAAGAATTGTAAACGTCTCTTCTGATGGTCATCGAATCTCATATCGTGGAGGGATTCGATTTGATAAGCTTAATGATCCTTCAGG GTACAATAATATGTTAGCATATTGCCAATCAAAGCTTGCTAATGTTCTCCATGCTAACGAGCTCGCAAGACGCTTAAAG GATGATGGGGTAAACATAACTGCAAATTCTCTTCACCCTGGTGTGGTTGCCACCAATATTTTTCGTCCAAACAACAAAATTGTTAATG ACCTTGCTAAGATGTTTGTTAGACCTTTCATTAAAAACGTCCAGCAG GGGGCAGCAACCACATGCTATGTGGCATTACATCCGGAAGTGGAGGGCATAAGTGGTGCATATTTTGTGAATAGTAACATAAGCGAAGCAAGTGGTCAGGCCAGAGATGTGGATTTGGCTAACAAACTCTGGGATTTCACAAGGAATCTTGTTAACTCATCTCCATGA